In Alphaproteobacteria bacterium, one DNA window encodes the following:
- a CDS encoding DUF2635 domain-containing protein encodes MYVKPAPGLDVPDTDKGGVLPPEGRFVDDHIYWLRRIETGEVVISEPPEQAAEEQSPAINPRRK; translated from the coding sequence ATTTATGTCAAACCGGCCCCTGGCCTGGATGTTCCCGATACCGACAAAGGTGGCGTTTTGCCGCCCGAGGGCCGGTTCGTGGACGACCATATCTATTGGCTGCGCCGCATTGAAACCGGCGAGGTCGTCATATCCGAGCCGCCCGAGCAGGCCGCCGAGGAACAAAGCCCCGCCATCAATCCCCGCCGTAAATAA
- a CDS encoding phage tail sheath subtilisin-like domain-containing protein, with translation MTVPFNNIPSNIRLPLFYAEMDNSQAGYFAQNYKTLLIGQKLTAGVGISNKPVVVGSESDAINLCGRGSMLARMYTMARANDPLGEIWILPLDEPGAGVAATGTIAISGTATSAGVLSIYIAGQRVQAAVASGDTATVVATALAAAINAAADLPVTASSSTGTVTVTARWKGETGNDIMIQLNYRGLLGGERTPPGVTATITAMASGASAPTLSSAIAALGDLEFDFIAFPFTDTTSLDALKTEMSDTTGRWSYLRQIYGHVYSAKRGTLSALTTFSSARNDQHASVAGIEASVPTPSWEVSAAFTARSAVFQRIDPARPTQTGELTGVLAPIDGQQFISTERQSLLNAGIATLKATSDGVVRIERAITTYQKNLWNQADPSYLDSETLHTSAYVLRFLRQRVTQKYARHKLANDGTRFGEGAAIVTPAIVKGELISAYRELEFLGIVENADAFKSGLIVERPITDPNRLDVLMGPDYVNQLRVFAVLNQFRLQYPAALAA, from the coding sequence ATGACCGTGCCGTTCAACAATATCCCGTCCAATATCCGCCTGCCTCTGTTCTATGCCGAGATGGACAACAGCCAGGCGGGTTATTTCGCGCAGAATTATAAGACCCTGCTGATCGGCCAAAAGCTGACCGCCGGTGTCGGCATCTCGAACAAGCCCGTCGTCGTCGGCAGCGAAAGCGACGCGATCAATCTATGCGGGCGCGGCTCCATGCTGGCGCGCATGTACACAATGGCCAGGGCCAATGATCCCCTGGGTGAGATTTGGATTCTGCCCTTAGACGAGCCGGGCGCTGGCGTGGCCGCCACAGGAACCATCGCCATCAGCGGTACGGCGACTTCCGCCGGGGTGCTGTCGATCTATATCGCGGGACAGCGTGTCCAAGCGGCAGTCGCATCCGGCGACACCGCCACGGTCGTTGCCACGGCCTTGGCCGCCGCCATCAACGCGGCGGCGGACCTGCCTGTCACGGCCAGCTCATCCACAGGCACGGTGACTGTGACGGCGCGCTGGAAGGGCGAGACCGGCAACGACATCATGATCCAGCTGAATTATCGCGGATTGTTGGGCGGCGAACGTACCCCTCCGGGCGTCACCGCGACGATCACGGCGATGGCCAGCGGTGCCAGCGCGCCGACCCTATCCTCGGCCATCGCGGCACTGGGCGATCTGGAATTCGATTTCATCGCTTTCCCGTTCACGGATACGACCAGCCTGGACGCCCTGAAGACCGAAATGTCCGACACCACGGGCCGTTGGTCCTATCTGCGTCAGATTTACGGGCATGTTTACAGCGCCAAGCGCGGCACGTTGTCGGCCCTGACAACCTTCAGCTCGGCGCGCAACGATCAGCATGCGTCCGTCGCGGGGATCGAGGCCAGTGTCCCCACGCCAAGCTGGGAGGTGTCTGCGGCATTCACCGCGCGTTCGGCTGTATTCCAACGCATCGATCCGGCCCGTCCGACGCAGACCGGAGAGCTGACCGGCGTCCTCGCCCCCATCGACGGCCAGCAATTCATCTCCACGGAACGCCAATCGCTGCTGAATGCCGGGATCGCGACGCTCAAGGCCACCAGCGATGGCGTGGTGCGGATCGAACGCGCCATCACGACCTACCAAAAGAACCTATGGAACCAGGCCGATCCGTCCTATCTGGACAGCGAAACCCTGCACACATCGGCTTATGTCCTGCGGTTCCTGCGTCAGCGGGTCACGCAAAAATATGCGCGTCACAAGCTGGCCAATGACGGCACGCGCTTTGGCGAAGGCGCGGCCATCGTCACCCCCGCCATCGTCAAGGGCGAGCTGATCTCGGCCTACCGAGAGCTGGAATTCCTGGGCATCGTCGAAAACGCCGATGCGTTCAAATCCGGACTTATCGTCGAACGACCGATCACCGATCC